The genomic interval aaataaACATGTGATCTGTTGACCAACCTTGGATCAGGGAAGCTTGAACTCCTCAGCAGATTAGCTGGTCTGATCTGTTTGATCGTTTGAATGTTGATTTAACAAGTTGGGTTTCTCTGAGAACAGAAAAGTTACAAGgagctccaacaatgtgttgGAGTTTCGCGGTTTGTCAGGGTCTGCTGGATTACTGGTGGACATGGTCACATGGAGAGTTACAGAAGTCTCTGAACACCGAAACCAAAGAGTGGACTTTGTGTGTCGGATTCTGGCACGTACACCAACCATGACCAAGTAAAAATGGAAGAGATGGTTGATTTGCAAAGGGTGAAACTCAAAGTTAAAGCGACAGACTTGAAGTACTTCAACGGCGGAGATGCATGGCTGGCAGTCGGACGGTGGTGTCTGAGTCGGGTCGGGTAGTGGGTCTTCGTTGGAATAACCTCCGGATGAATCTTCTAATCTTTCTAATGCCCTGAAAAGAAAGGATATTGGGGTTGGAAACCTTCCAATCTTCTAATCTTCTTCAGAGAAAGAATCCGGAGTTTTAAGCAAATGGCCAAATGGGTATTTTATTCTTGTTCGATATTGGGGTTTCGGTAATGTGGTGAGTTTATTAACTAACTAGGCATCAGTTCTTCGGCTTGGGAACTGTTTCTTCGGCTTTTTGGGCCTACTTGGGATACAGCCGACACGGTGTTTTTGCCTATTTGGGCCTGGGCCTGGTCCTGGGTCACGACCTGGGTTTGGTTTATTGGCTCATTTGAGGTATCTATCTTCAAGTTGATTTCAGTATTTATTTACCGCGGGTtgcttcctttggagcacaTATCACCCTTGTGGTGTACTTTTATCCCTATGTGGATCATACTGGCATTGTCTAAAATGGGAGGTCTTGGTTCCTCACACGGGTGTCAATGGTGTCATCAAAACTCATATTTTTCCAGATTTTTAGACGCACAACACCAAATCAGTTTATCAATTTTTAGACACACACCTATTTGATTATGGGTGTTTACGCTTGGGTTTAACACCCCCCAAATTTTCTTTGGTACTGGTTCTTGGTTCTCCTTTGTCAGATACAGCTCTTTGAGGAATTGTACAATATTGATTCAAGTGAGTTTTTGCTCTCGGTGATGTGTTTCTATATGATTTGTGCATTGGGATACAATTGGCATCCATTTTTTGGACATCTTCGTTCGGACTTGGTACTTCTCATTACCTTGTTGCTGCAACGGTGACGACATTGCTTGCAAGCATGAGTAGTTGGTGCGGTGATTTAGTTATATTTGTTGCTCTGTTGTATTCGATTGTAGAGCCTCTGGCTCATAGATTAGCGGGTCATTGGTCTTCTATCACTCTTTCGAGATTGATCGAGTTTGAGACCCATgctctttgttgttttttcgGCCTCGCATTTGATTTGGTTTGTCCCTTAATTAATGAAATAGTCATTTCTCACTAAAAAAAACTAGGCATCAGTTCATCTAGCTGGCATCAATATATAGTAAGATTAAAGAAATCACATTACACATAAACATGTTAAATTCAATTTGTTCCTCTAGAAATGGCATGTGACCTTAATTCTTCAATCAATTTATCAAGATCAGAGTAAGAGGAGCCCCCTTCTTCAATAGCCCTTCTCGCCATTTCTGCATAACCCCCGGCTCTGCTTCTCATTTCCTCTGCTTCTTCACCCCCCATTGCCTTTGTCACAGCCTTCTCTATGTTCTCACTCTTCACTATCTCACCATCCACTCTACTAGTCCATTCTTGAGCACCAACGCCAATCCCGATCTCAAGCACTTGCGTTATCAGCTTCTCATTGTAAAACTGATCTGCAAGCAGAGGCCATGTCACCATGGGAACACCACAGCACACTGCTTCAAGTGTCGAGTTCCACCCACAATGAGTCACAAACCCTCCCACTGCTTCATGCGAAAGAATCATCACCTGCGGTGCCCACCCTCTTACGATCATTCCCTTCCCTTCAATCCTCTCTTCAAATCCTTTAGGCAGCCAGGTTTCTTCAatgttcttttgtttattgaCAACCCAAATGAACTGATGCCCTGAAGCCTCAAGACCTATTGCGATCTCTAACAGCTGAGCATCACCAAAATTTGATAAACTCCCAAAGCATACATAAATAACTGAATTAGACTTCTTTTTGTCGAGCCATTTCATGCATTCATGATCATCAGTTGAGAGTTTATGATCTTCGTCTTCATTGCATAACCAAAGTGGGCCTATATGCCAAGCTTTTATCCCTAAAACATTGATGTAATGATCAGAATAACTATGTTCAAGCTCATAAAAGCTGTTAACAAGAACCCCATAACTCCTCTTCAGTGCTTCCATAGACTCTTCATACAGCTTTTTAAATTCATTTTCAACTCCATCCTTATAAAAATCAGGAATTTTCTTTCTATCCAGCTCAATCTTGTGGGGTAAGTTAGGAATAACAAAAGGTTCTGAATCAGATGAAACCTGATTGTGAGGCTTATACAGATACACACACAGCATAGCGCACAAGGCAAAGTAACTAGTTCCATGGAAAATGAGAGTCGGAATCCCTTGCTTTGATGCCACATCAGTAGCCCAAGGGAAGAACATGTCAGCAACAAGGCAATCGGGTCTCCATTGCTTCAAGAACAGCTCAAGCTGCGGTCCAAGCAAGGTTGTGGCTTTGCAAAACTTTTCTTGCATTTCCGGTGAAGTAACAGAGTGGACGTTCTCACAGTGTTCTGGCAAACCCACCTCAACAGCAGGCACTTTGATCGTGAAAATGTTGATATGGGTACCTGAGGTTTCGATCTTCTTGAGGATGAAAGGTGCATCTACAGTGGTTGTGATGATGGTGGCTTTGAGACCTCTGGAAACAAATAGCTTGGCCATGTGAATGGTTGGGATCACATGGCCTTGAGCCATTAAGGGGAAGAAAGCAATGTTACGCTGGTGGTTTTGGGCTTCCATGGTGGTGGTTTCAAAATTCGTCTTGAGAGTATGATGAAGCTGCAGAGTTGGAGGAGCTTGAAGTCAGAAATCAGATACTAAAGTCAACAAATATGGGTTCAACTATAAGTCTATAACACTTGCACTCATGTACCAACTAGTCAATCCATGGTGTGACATTTTTGCGGAATTTTATCTCTATACGTCTATATATACTTGTCTATCGTGTAGGCTTGCACTAGTATTGATTTGAGCACACATTGCTCATCCCACGTAAATCACCTTCGATTgaagtttttcttcaattgaaTTACTTCGAGAGGATCTCCTCATCTGAATTTCCTCAAAGAGATTTCTCCTCAGTTGAATCTACTTCGAGGAGATCAAGACATGAAAACCGAAATGCCTCTTCACTAGCATATTTCCTCGTGGAAGTTTCTCCGCATTTGAATTCCCTCGAGGAGATTTGTCAATGTCTAAATTTTACATCActaatattttgagtttttgacgCAGACGGGAGTATGAATGATTTACAAGTGATAAAGTGAAGGGAACTCAAGTAAAGAACCTTATGGATAAACTATGAAATACGTctcaacaaaataaaataaaaattattatttaatcgAATAGTAATATGATAGATGGTCTGAAATGTATAAAGATGCTTAAATATCAATAAAACATATGGTAACTAACATCCGCCCTAAAACACACAAAGATTATAACAAcgtaaatttaaaataaattcaaaaatataaaatgctGTAAATGCATAAAACGGTTGATTTGAGGCTCTAAACAAACTAGAGAGAATTTTTTATATGCTACCATAGTATCACGTGACAATGCCTAGTGATATTCATTACCTGTTACATTTCGACATGTGgatttattacactaaaattataatttaacatatttttattatttatgaaATGACTTTTATGAGTATTGATGATATTGAACTATGATTTCGTGTTTaaggtttagagtttaggataTATGTTTTAGGGTGTAAGGTTTAGAGTATTAGAGTGTAAGGTatatgatttaaaaaataagCCTAAAATAGTATTTgacaaaatagtttaaatataatttttctgaTTAAATCTTATGTGTCAAAATGTGATCGGAATGGTAGACCACTAGATATTATCACGTGGTGCTATGATAGCATTGAAAAAAATTCTCAACTAGACGCCCAAAAATTACATATATTGTGGTCAAATTTTAACTCATGGCgttgttttcttctcaaaaaTGTATTATAATAGTCATTATGACTAGACATGTCAATTGGTCGTATCAGGTTGGGTTCGTATCAGATCAAAGTGTCTCGCGTGTCATAATATGTAAATCCAAAGCtaacccatttaataaacgtgtcaaaaatttaaactcaaacccaacctatttattaaatgggttaCCTGTTTCCAACCCGTTtaacccatttaataaatatatcatGTCGTTTTAGATAAGATAACCAACTCAAGCAagaaccaaacaaaaaaatcaatgtattacccaaaattctagttcaaaatgagaaaagacTTCCTAAAcccttatatacatataatgttACCATTTTAAATAGCTTGTATACATGCACTCACGCattttatatagaatttaGTTTGATTCTTTTATTAAACGTGTTATGCGGGTTTATTTCGTGTTAGCGGGTTAACCCGCCGTTAACCCGTTTATTAAATGGGTCATGGTGGGTTGACCCTTCACTGACCTGTTTTATTTTGTGCGGATTTGAGTCGTGTCGGAATTAAAACCCTAATTATGACATACACCAAATGCCAAATTCTAAAATTACAATTTTGTCACCTAAATTACAATTCTGCTCCCAAACACCAAATTCACAACAAATCAAGTTTTAACTTGTTGTGATTAGTCTTCTCCTTATTCTCCTCTATGACACATCAAATTTATTTAATGTgaaaatttcttttgaatataTTGGAATTGGATTTTGTCttcatttattagttgattGTAGTCAAACTTGATACAACGTACTATGATCTAGCGCAAAAGTTACAAGTATTATTTCTGAAAGtgagataaataaaaaataaggaTTAAATATTTATGACACTTAATACTTTACCTTAAAAATAGTTTTATCTTTcgattttcaaatttaattggaATGTCCTTTAACTTTCTTTCGATGACAGTTTTGTCAATTCCGTCACTTTTG from Argentina anserina chromosome 2, drPotAnse1.1, whole genome shotgun sequence carries:
- the LOC126783305 gene encoding scopoletin glucosyltransferase-like, whose protein sequence is MEAQNHQRNIAFFPLMAQGHVIPTIHMAKLFVSRGLKATIITTTVDAPFILKKIETSGTHINIFTIKVPAVEVGLPEHCENVHSVTSPEMQEKFCKATTLLGPQLELFLKQWRPDCLVADMFFPWATDVASKQGIPTLIFHGTSYFALCAMLCVYLYKPHNQVSSDSEPFVIPNLPHKIELDRKKIPDFYKDGVENEFKKLYEESMEALKRSYGVLVNSFYELEHSYSDHYINVLGIKAWHIGPLWLCNEDEDHKLSTDDHECMKWLDKKKSNSVIYVCFGSLSNFGDAQLLEIAIGLEASGHQFIWVVNKQKNIEETWLPKGFEERIEGKGMIVRGWAPQVMILSHEAVGGFVTHCGWNSTLEAVCCGVPMVTWPLLADQFYNEKLITQVLEIGIGVGAQEWTSRVDGEIVKSENIEKAVTKAMGGEEAEEMRSRAGGYAEMARRAIEEGGSSYSDLDKLIEELRSHAISRGTN